The Dehalococcoidia bacterium DNA window GTGGATGCCGCGCATTATCTACGAACTGATGCGCGGCAAAAGGCGATTCAACGAGCTCTCTTGCGCCGTCGGCGGCTGCAACTCACGTACCCTGCGCGACCGCCTCAAGCTACTCGAGGAGCTGGGTGTCATCGAGCGCAACGTCGTCACGGTGATGCCTCCGTGGGTCGAGTACGAGCTCACGGAAAAGGGCCGCCAGCTCGGCGAGGCCATGGCCCGCCTCGAGGAATGGGCCCGCCGGCACATGACGCAGCCGATAGTCTAGCGCGTGCCAGCTTCCCTCACCGACTTCCCTGCCGGCCACCAGTTTCCCGCGACCTCCTTCACCATCACGCCTGAGATGTCGCGCGCCTACCGCGAAGCGACGGGCGACTGCCAGGGCGAGGTCTACGCCGCCGCCGGAAACGCTGTGCCGCCACTGGCGGTGGCCGCCCTTGCCCTCGGTGAGCTGCTAAAGGTCGTCCGCCTGCCCGAGGGGTCCCTGCACGCCAGTGAGTCGCTCGAGGCGCGGCGGGTCGTCCCCGATGGTTCCGAGGTCGTCTGCAGCGCCCGCCTCGTCCAGCGCTCGGTCCGGGGCGGCTATGTCTGGTCAGTGATCGAGAGCGAACTCTCGGTGGGCAGCGAAGTGGCTGTGGTCGCCCGCGCGACAGTCCTTTCTCCCGCCGCCACCGAGGCCCGGGCATGACCCATCTCGAGGCGCCCGCCGTCCACCCCCTCACGAGGACGCTGACCCAGACGCAGATAGTCGCCTACGCCCGCGCCAGCGGGGACTTCAACCCCATCCACGTCGACGAAGCGTTTGCCAGGAATACACCCCTGGGCGGCACTATCGCCCACGGCATGCTTGTGCTGGCCTTCATCTCGGAGATGATGACCGCTGCCTTCGGGCGGGCCTGGCTGGAGGGCGGCCGCCTGGACGTGCGCTTCCGCTCTCCCTCGCGTCCCGGCGACACCATCACGGCCCGCGCTTCAGCCGGCAAGGCCGAGGACGGCCTCATTCGCTACCAGGTCGAGTGCGTCAATGGCGCCGGAGAGCAGGTCATCAGCGGTACGGCATGGGTAAAGCCATGAGCGACTCCGAGCGCGACCTGGCTAACGAGTCACTTGCCCGCTGGTGCTATGCCTGCGGCGACCTCAACCCAATCGGCCTTCACCTCGAGTTCCGAGTCGAGGACGACTGGGCGGTGGCCAGCTTCGTTGCCAGCCGCGAACACCAGGGCTATCCCGGCTTCGTGCATGGCGGCGTCGTCTCGGCCCTGCTGGACGAGGCCATGGGGTGGGCTACTTACGGGCGCGGAGTCTGGGCCGTGACCGGGCGTATGAGCACGCGCTTCCGCGGCG harbors:
- a CDS encoding helix-turn-helix domain-containing protein produces the protein MNAVPRSLLDAKLVLDEERSYCPMRATLALLGQKWMPRIIYELMRGKRRFNELSCAVGGCNSRTLRDRLKLLEELGVIERNVVTVMPPWVEYELTEKGRQLGEAMARLEEWARRHMTQPIV
- a CDS encoding MaoC family dehydratase, producing MPASLTDFPAGHQFPATSFTITPEMSRAYREATGDCQGEVYAAAGNAVPPLAVAALALGELLKVVRLPEGSLHASESLEARRVVPDGSEVVCSARLVQRSVRGGYVWSVIESELSVGSEVAVVARATVLSPAATEARA
- a CDS encoding MaoC family dehydratase, whose translation is MTHLEAPAVHPLTRTLTQTQIVAYARASGDFNPIHVDEAFARNTPLGGTIAHGMLVLAFISEMMTAAFGRAWLEGGRLDVRFRSPSRPGDTITARASAGKAEDGLIRYQVECVNGAGEQVISGTAWVKP
- a CDS encoding PaaI family thioesterase — its product is MSDSERDLANESLARWCYACGDLNPIGLHLEFRVEDDWAVASFVASREHQGYPGFVHGGVVSALLDEAMGWATYGRGVWAVTGRMSTRFRGAVPVGEPLEVRGRIKRDRGRTLEVMAELRDHSGALLAAAEGLFFRLQGEQARRMAQAVAALMKPSP